The Conger conger chromosome 15, fConCon1.1, whole genome shotgun sequence genome contains a region encoding:
- the LOC133112117 gene encoding ZP domain-containing protein-like, whose amino-acid sequence MRCIIVIVKHKSGNASVICTETTMTVEVEKASIIGLHEDHLRLNDPSCTPTSNQTHVIATVSLGSCGTVLEEDADNLIFKNEIMSFDNVGDVITRKHQVEIDFVCCYPKKGRVYLDFQAHKIPYVFTEKAFGKFTYQFEFFHSELFNTAIDTDHYPVDVALKDVLYMQIKATSSVANTVLFVESCRATPVDDPDYHISYDIISNGCILDGTVVVYPSNSTEYRFGMEAFQFIGQHEQVFICCSVILCVAGEPGTRCSQGCTTPTPTPAPVLHHLHRRDAATQTGRHSISQGPLRLKKATETTVSNMGLNMNLVFIAAFLLVVVVIVCGAVIYTVKRPTFKYQPLPSTDF is encoded by the exons ATGAGATGCATCATTGTCATTGTTAAACACAAATCTG GCAATGCCAGTGTGATTTGTACGGAGACCACAATGACAGTGGAAGTGGAGAAAGCCTCAATAATTGGACTTCATGAAGATCACCTGCGTCTCAATGATCCATCCTGCACTCCCACCTCCAACCAAACCCATGTGATCGCCACCGTGTCCCTCGGCTCCTGTGGAACAGTACTGGAG GAGGACGCTGACAACCTGAtcttcaaaaatgaaattatgtcGTTCGACAACGTTGGTGATGTCATTACCAGGAAACACCAGGTGGAGATTGACTTCGTATGCTGTTACCCCAAGAAGGGCCGTGTGTATCTGGATTTCCAGGCACACAAGATTCCTTACGTGTTCACAGAAAAAGCATTTGGAAAGTTCACCTACCAGTTTGAGTTCTTCCACAGTGAGCTGTTCAACACTGCAATAGACACAGATCACTACCCTGTAGATGTGGCACTGAAAGACGTGCTCTACATGCAAATCAAAGCTACTTCCTCTGTTGCCAACACTGTGCTCTTCGTGGAGTCCTGCAGAGCAACCCCCGTTGATGATCCCGACTATCACATTTCCTATGACATAATTTCAAATGG CTGCATATTGGATGGGACAGTGGTGGTCTATCCAAGTAACTCCACGGAATACAGATTTGGAATGGAGGCTTTCCAGTTCATTGGACAACATGAGCAG GTCTTCATATGCTGCTCAGTCATCCTGTGTGTGGCAGGGGAGCCCGGCACCAGATGTTCTCAGGGCTGCAccactcccacacccacacccgccCCTGTTCTACATCACCTCCACAGGAGGGATGCTGCCACACAGACTGGGAGACACTCCATTTCCCAGGGGCCTTTGCGTCTAAAGAAGGCCACAGAAACCACAG TTTCCAACATGGGCTTGAACATGAACCTGGTTTTCATTGCTGCCTTTCTCCTGGTTGTGGTTGTCattgtgtgtggagctgtgatTTATACAGTAAAGAGGCCAACATTCAAATACCAACCACTTCCATCTACTGACTTCTGA